A DNA window from Camelina sativa cultivar DH55 chromosome 17, Cs, whole genome shotgun sequence contains the following coding sequences:
- the LOC104754248 gene encoding endoribonuclease Dicer homolog 1-like has protein sequence MVMEDERREDITKPSYWLDACEDISCDLIDDLVSDFDPSSVAVNESTDDNGVINDFFGGIDHILDSIKNGGGLPNNGVSETIKEVSVTPQLIPGEITLSVKENGVQKNGGKRDQEVSKEEEGEKDCKRARVCSYQSERSNLSGRGQANSRDKDRFMNRKRTRNWDEAVHNKKRDCYSHRRDGRDREVRGYWERDKVGSNELVYRSGTWEADHERDVKKGSGGTRECNDKAEENKSKPEERKEKVVEEQARRYQLDVLEQAKAKNTIAFLETGAGKTLIAILLIKSVHKDLMSRNRKMLSVFLVPKVPLVYQQAEVIRNQTSFQVGHYCGEMGQDFWDARRWQREFESKQVLVMTAQILLNILRHSIIRMETIDLLILDECHHAVKKHPYSLVMSEFYHTTPKDKRPAIFGMTASPVNLKGVSSQVDCAIKIRNLETKLDSTVCTIKDRKELEKHHVPMPSEIVVEYDKAATMWSLHETIKQMIAAVEEAAQASSRKSKWQFMGARDAGAKDELRQVYGVSERTESDGAANLIHKLRAINYTLAELGQWCAYKVAQSFLTALQSDERVNFQVDVKFQESYLNEVVSLLQCELLEGAAAEKVAAEVSKPENGNAHDEMEEGELPADHVVSGGEHVDKVIGAAVADGKVTPKVQSLIKLLLKYQHTADFRAIVFVERVVAALVLPKVFAELPSLGFIRCASMIGHNNSQEMKSSQMQDTISKFRDGHVTLLVATSVAEEGLDIRQCNVVMRFDLAKTVLAYIQSRGRARKPGSDYILMVERGNVSHAAFLRNARNSEETLRKEAIERTDLSHLKDTSRLISIDAVPGTVYKVETTGAMVSLNSAVGLVHFYCSQLPGDRYAILRPEFSMEKHEKPGGHTEYSCRLQLPCNAPFEILEGPVCSSMRLAQQAVCLAACKKLHEMGAFTDMLLPDKGSGHDAEKADQDDEGEPVPGTARHREFYPEGVADVLKGEWILSGKETCESSKLFHLYMYNVTCVDLGSSKDSFLTEVSEFAILFGNELDAEVLSMSMDLYVARAMITKASLAFKGSLDITENQLSSLKKFHVRLMSIVLDVDVEPSTTPWDPAKAYLFVPVSENTCMEPIKGINWELVEKITKTTVWDNPLQRARPDVYLGTNERTLGGDRREYGFGKLRNNIAFGQKSHPTYGIRGAVASFDVVRASGLLPVRDTFEKEVEDDLSKGKLMMADGCMVAEDLVGKIVTAAHSGKRFYVDSICYDMSAETSFPRKEGYLGPLEYNTYADYYKQKYGVDLNRKQQPLIKGRGVSYCKNLLSPRFEQSGESETILDKTYYVFLPPEICVVHPLSGSLVRGAQRLPSIMRRVESILLAVQLKNLISYPIPTSKILEALTAASCQETFCYERAELLGDAYLKWVVSRFLFLKYPQKHEGQLTRMRQQMVSNMVLYQFALVKGLQSYIQADRFAPSRWSAPGVPPVFDEDTKESSFFDEEQKPVSKDNSDVFEDGEMEDGELEGDLSSYRVLSSKTLADVVEALIGVYYVEGGKIAANHLMKWIGIHVEDEPEEVEGTIKPANVPESILKSIDFVGLERALNFEFKEKGFLVEAITHASRPSSGVSCYQRLEFVGDAVLDHLITRHLFFTYTSLPPGRLTDLRAAAVNNENFARVAVKHKLHLYLRHGSSALEKQIRDFVKEVQTESSKPGFNSFGLGDCKAPKVLGDIVESIAGAIFLDSGKDTTAAWKVFQPLLQPMVTPETLPMHPVRELQERCQQQAEGLEYKASRSGNTATVEVFIDGVQIGVAQNPQKKMAQKLAARNALAALKEKEIAESKEKRVNGNTGENQDENENGNKKNGNQTFTRQTLNDICLRKNWPMPSYRCLKEGGPAHAKRFTFAVRVNTSDRGWTDECIGEPMPSVKKAKDSAAVLLLELLNKSYL, from the exons ATGGTAATGGAGGATGAGCGTAGGGAAGACATAACAAAGCCTTCTTACTGGTTAGATGCTTGCGAAGACATCTCTTGTGATCTTATCGATGATCTTGTCTCTGATTTTGATCCTTCCTCTGTTGCTGTCAATGAATCCACTGATGACAACGGCGTCATCAATGATTTTTTCGGTGGAATCGATCACATTCTAGATAGTATCAAGAACGGTGGAGGCTTACCAAACAATGGCGTTTCTGAGACCATTAAAGAGGTTAGTGTAACTCCTCAGTTGATTCCTGGAGAGATTACTTTATCTGTTAAGGAGAATGGGGTTCAAAAGAATGGCGGTAAGAGAGACCAAGAAGTGtcgaaagaggaagaaggagagaaggatTGTAAGAGAGCTAGAGTTTGTAGTTACCAGAGTGAAAGGAGTAACCTTTCAGGTAGAGGACAGGCTAATTCTAGGGATAAAGATAGGTTTATGAATAGGAAACGTACTCGTAATTGGGACGAGGCGGTTCACAATAAGAAAAGAGATTGTTACAGTCATAGAAGAGATGGTAGGGATAGAGAAGTTAGAGGTTATTGGGAGAGGGATAAAGTTGGTTCCAATGAGTTGGTTTATCGGTCAGGGACTTGGGAAGCTGATCACGAAAGAGATGTTAAGAAAGGGAGTGGTGGAACCCGAGAGTGCAATGACAAGGCAGAGGAGAATAAGAGTAAGCCTGAAGAACGTAAAGAGAAGGTTGTGGAAGAGCAAGCAAGGAGATATCAGTTGGATGTGCTTGAACAAGCGAAAGCGAAAAACACAATTGCTTTCCTTGAGACCGGTGCTGGAAAGACACTTATCGCAATTCTTCTTATCAAGAGTGTTCATAAAGATTTAATGAGCCGGAATAGAAAAATGCTCTCGGTCTTCTTGGTTCCTAAAGTGCCTTTGGTCTATCAG CAAGCAGAAGTGATCCGTAATCAAACTAGTTTTCAAGTTGGACATTATTGTGGTGAGATGGGACAAGATTTCTGGGATGCTCGAAGGTGGCAGCGAGAGTTCGAGTCTAAGCAG GTTCTAGTAATGACAGCACAAATTCTATTGAATATACTGAGGCATAGCATCATTAGAATGGAGACAATTGATCTTCTTATCCTCGACGAGTGTCACCATGCTGTCAAGAAACATCCATACTCATTAGTGATGTCAGAGTTTTACCACACAACCCCTAAGGACAAAAGACCTGCCATCTTTGGAATGACTGCTTCGCCCGTTAATCTAAAGG GTGTTTCAAGCCAAGTAGATTGTGCGATAAAAATACGCAACCTCGAGACCAAGTTGGATTCTACGGTTTGTACAATAAAAGACCGGAAAGAGTTAGAGAAGCAT CATGTGCCTATGCCTTCAGAGATTGTTGTTGAGTATGACAAAGCTGCGACTATGTGGTCTCTTCACGAGACAATAAAGCAAATGATTGCAGCCGTGGAAGAAGCAGCACAAGCAAGTTCAAGGAAAAGCAAGTGGCAGTTTATGGGGGCTAGGGATGCTGGAGCAAAGGATGAATTGAGACAAGTTTATGGCGTGTCTGAAAGAACGGAGAGCGATGGAGCTGCCAATTTGATTCATAAACTTAGAGCTATAAATTATACGCTTGCTGAATTGGGTCAATGGTGTGCTTACAAG gTGGCACAATCATTCTTGACTGCTCTGCAAAGTGACGAGAGGGTGAATTTCCAAGTGGACGtcaagtttcaagaatcataCCTCAACGAGGTGGTGTCACTGTTACAATGTGAGCTTCTTGAAGGCGCTGCTGCTGAAAAGGTCGCAGCTGAAGTTAGCAAACCAGAAAATGGTAATGCACATGACGAGATGGAGGAAGGGGAGCTCCCTGCTGATCATG TGGTCTCGGGAGGGGAACACGTTGATAAAGTAATAGGTGCCGCAGTGGCTGATGGGAAAGTTACTCCAAAAGTTCAATCATTGATCAAACTACTCCTTAAGTATCAGCACACAGCTGATTTTCGTGCTATTGTGTTTGTTGAGAGGGTGGTTGCTGCGTTGGTTCTTCCAAAG GTTTTTGCTGAGCTGCCTTCACTTGGTTTTATACGGTGTGCCAGCATGATTGGACATAATAACAGCCAGGAAATGAAATCATCCCAGATGCAGGATACAATTTCCAAATTCCGAGATGGCCAT GTGACACTATTAGTCGCCACAAGCGTTGCGGAGGAAGGGCTCGATATTAGGCAATGTAACGTTGTTATGCGTTTCGACCTTGCAAAGACAGTGCTGGCATACATTCAGTCTCGTGGTCGGGCAAGAAAGCCTGGATCAGACTACATACTCATGGTTGAGAG GGGAAATGTATCTCACGCAGCATTCTTAAGGAATGCTAGGAACAGTGAGGAGACACTGCGAAAAGAAGCTATAGAAAGAACTGATCTCAGTCATCTCAAAGATACATCAAGGTTAATCTCCATTGATGCTGTGCCAGGTACAGTTTATAAGGTGGAGACAACTGGTGCCATGGTTAGCTTGAATTCTGCTGTTGGTCTTGTACATTTCTACTGCTCTCAGCTTCCTGGAGACAG GTATGCGATTCTTCGTCCTGAGTTTAGCATGGAGAAACATGAAAAGCCTGGAGGCCACACAGAGTATTCATGTAGGCTTCAGCTTCCTTGCAATGCACCATTTGAAATACTCGAGGGTCCTGTTTGCAGTTCAATGCGTCTTGCTCAACAG GCTGTATGTCTAGCTGCATGCAAGAAACTGCATGAGATGGGTGCATTTACCGATATGCTATTGCCGGACAAGGGAAGTGGCCACGACGCTGAGAAGGCTGACCAAGATGATGAAGGTGAGCCTGTTCCTGGGACTGCTAGACATAGAGAGTTCTATCCTGAAGGTGTTGCGGATGTACTTAAG GGTGAATGGATTTTATCGGGAAAGGAAACTTGTGAGAGCTCAAAGCTATTCCATTTATACATGTACAATGTGACATGTGTAGATCTTGGCTCTTCAAAAGATTCATTCCTAACCGAAGTTTCAGAGTTCGCGATTCTTTTTGGCAATGAGCTGGATGCAGAG GTATTATCGATGTCTATGGATCTTTATGTTGCTCGGGCCATGATCACTAAAGCATCTCTTGCTTTCAAGGGATCGCTTGATATTACAGAAAACCAG CTATCatctttaaaaaagtttcatgTGAGATTAATGAGTATCGTGTTGGACGTTGATGTTGAACCCTCAACGACACCATGGGATCCTGCAAAGGCCTACTTGTTTGTCCCTGTTTCTGAGAATACGTGTATGGAACCCATAAAAGGGATCAACTGGGAATTGGTTGAAAAGATTACCAAAACCACTGTGTGGGACAACCCACTACAGAGAGCTCGTCCGGATGTATATCTCGGGACTAATGAAAGAACTCTTGGTGGTGACAGAAGGGAATACGGGTTTGGTAAACTTCGTAACAACATTGCCTTTGGGCAAAAATCTCACCCAACTTATGGTATTAGAGGAGCTGTAGCATCCTTCGATGTTGTGAGAGCTTCTGGATTGTTACCTGTAAGAGATACTTTTGAGAAGGAAGTAGAAGATGATCTATCAAAAGGGAAACTGATGATGGCTGATGGGTGCATGGTTGCAGAAGATCTTGTTGGGAAAATAGTTACAGCCGCACATTCCGGGAAGCGGTTTTACGTTGATTCAATTTGTTATGACATGAGTGCAGAAACATCATTCCCAAGGAAGGAGGGATATCTTGGTCCCCTAGAGTACAACACATATGCTGACTATTACAAGCAAAA GTATGGAGTTGATTTAAACCGTAAGCAACAACCTTTGATCAAAGGACGGGGTGTTTCATATTGCAAGAACCTCCTTTCTCCTCGGTTTGAACAGTCAG GTGAATCAGAGACGATCCTTGATAAAACATATTACGTGTTTCTTCCACCTGAAATATGCGTTGTGCATCCACTTTCGGGTTCACTTGTCCGAGGTGCTCAGAGGTTGCCCTCTATAATGAGAAGAGTTGAGAGCATTTTGCTCGCTGTTCAACTCAAAAATTTGATTAGCTATCCTATTCCCACATCAAAG atTCTGGAAGCCTTGACTGCCGCCTCGTGCCAGGAAACGTTCTGCTACGAGAGAGCTGAGCTTTTAGGAGATGCGTATCTAAAATGGGTTGTTAGTCGTTTTCTGTTTCTGAAGTATCCACAAAAGCACGAGGGTCAGCTTACAAGGATGAGACAACAGATGGTTAGTAATATGGTTCTTTATCAGTTTGCTCTGGTTAAAGGGCTTCAGTCATATATCCAGGCGGATCGTTTCGCCCCGTCTAGGTGGTCTGCTCCTGGTGTGCCTCCAGTTTTCGACGAGGACACAAaagaatcttctttttttgatgaAGAGCAGAAACCTGTTTCCAAGGATAACAGCGATGTGTTTGAAGATGGAGAGATGGAAGATGGTGAACTAGAGGGTGACTTGAGTTCGTACCGAGTCTTGTCTAGCAAAACGTTGGCTGATGTTGTTGAAGCTTTGATCGGTGTTTATTACGTGGAAGGGGGTAAGATTGCAGCAAATCATTTGATGAAGTGGATTGGGATCCATGTGGAGGATGAACCTGAAGAAGTGGAAGGAACTATTAAACCTGCTAATGTTCCAGAGAGTATACTCAAGAGTATTGACTTTGTTGGCCTCGAGAGAGCTCTTAACTTCGAGTTTAAAGAGAAAGGTTTTCTTGTTGAAGCTATAACACATGCTTCAAGACCATCTTCAGGTGTTTCGTGTTACCAGAGATTGGAATTTGTAGGTGATGCTGTCTTAGATCATCTTATTACAAGACACCTGTTTTTCACATACACAAGCCTTCCTCCTGGTCGGTTAACAGATCTTCGTGCTGCTGCGGTTAACAACGAAAATTTCGCCCGTGTTGCCGTTAAACATAAACTCCACTTGTACCTTCGTCACGGTTCTAGCGCCCTTGAGAAACAG atTCGGGATTTTGTGAAGGAAGTTCAAACCGAGTCATCGAAACCGGGTTTTAACTCTTTTGGTTTGGGAGACTGTAAAGCCCCAAAGGTTCTTGGAGATATTGTTGAATCTATTGCAGGTGCTATTTTTCTTGATAGTGGAAAAGATACAACTGCAGCTTGGAAG GTTTTTCAACCTTTGCTTCAGCCCATGGTGACACCAGAGACACTTCCTATGCATCCAGTTCGAGAGCTACAAGAGCGGTGCCAGCAACAAGCAGAAGGATTAGAGTACAAAGCAAGTCGAAGTGGTAACACAGCGACTGTGGAAGTGTTCATCGACGGCGTCCAAATCGGAGTGGCACAAAACCCGCAGAAGAAAATGGCGCAAAAGCTAGCGGCCAGGAATGCACTTGCTGccttgaaagagaaagaaatagcGGAATCAAAGGAGAAGCGTGTGAACGGGAATACAGGAGAGAATCAGGATGAGAATGAGAATGGGAACAAGAAGAATGGGAATCAGACGTTTACGAGACAGACATTGAACGATATTTGCTTGAGGAAGAATTGGCCAATGCCTTCTTACAG ATGTTTGAAAGAAGGAGGACCAGCGCACGCAAAGAGGTTTACTTTTGCGGTAAGAGTGAATACAAGCGATAGAGGATGGACTGATGAATGTATTGGAGAGCCAATGCCGAGTGTTAAAAAGGCTAAAGATTCTGCCGCAGTTCTCCTACTTGAGCTTCTAAATAAAAGTTAtctttga
- the LOC104754249 gene encoding soluble inorganic pyrophosphatase 1, producing the protein MSDTSCIEVLIRKYISEVTLSIYTPYLKRLITKYYNRIDQRSSLLSFLSQSVSSSLRFQKHIGCSDPKMSEEGNEDQKQQRPAPRLNERILSSLSRRSVAAHPWHDLEIGPGAPQIFNVVVEITKGSKVKYELDKKTGLIKVDRILYSSVVYPHNYGFVPRTLCEDNDPIDVLVIMQEPVLPGCFLRARAIGLMPMIDQGEKDDKIIAVCVDDPEYKHYTDIKELPPHRLSEIRRFFEDYKKNENKEVAVNDFLPSGDAIGAIQYSMDLYAEYILHTLRR; encoded by the exons ATGAGTGATACGAGTTGTATAGAAGTTTTGATCCGTAAATATATATCGGAGGTCACTCTCTCAATATATACACCTTACCTAAAACgcttaattacaaaatattacaatagAATAGACCAACGCTCGTCACTCCTTTCTTTCCTCTCCCAAAGTGTTTCTTCATCCTTGCGATTCCAAAAACATATCGGCTGTTCCGATCCAAAG ATGAGTGAAGAAGGGAACGAAGACCAGAAGCAGCAGCGACCTGCTCCTCGTCTTAACGAGAGGATTCTCTCTTCCTTGTCTAGACGTTCTGTAGCTGCACATCCATGGCATGATCTTGAGATTG GACCTGGAGCTCCACAGATTTTCAACGTG GTTGTGGAGATCACAAAAGGAAGCAAGGTCAAATATGAACTTGACAAAAAGACAGGACTCATCAAG GTTGATCGTATTCTGTACTCATCAGTTGTGTACCCTCACAACTACGGTTTTGTTCCTCGCACATTGTGTGAAGACAATGACCCAATTGATGTATTAGTCATCATGCAG GAACCTGTCCTTCCCGGTTGTTTCCTGCGTGCCAGAGCCATTGGATTAATGCCTATGATTGATCAG GGTGAAAAAGATGACAAGATCATTGCTGTTTGTGTTGATGATCCTGAGTATAAACATTACACTGACATCAAAGAACTTCCTCCTCACCGTCTCTCCGAAATCCGTCGTTTCTTTGAAGACT ACAAGAAAAACGAGAACAAGGAAGTTGCAGTGAATGATTTTCTCCCATCTGGGGATGCTATTGGAGCTATCCAGTACTCAAT GGACCTCTATGCTGAATACATTCTCCATACTCTGAGGCGTTGA
- the LOC104754250 gene encoding protein LHY: MDTTNTSGGEELLTKARKPYTITKQRERWTEDEHERFLEALRLYGRAWQRIEEHIGTKTAVQIRSHAQKFFTKLEKEAETKGIPVCQALDIEIPPPRPKRKPNTPYPRKPGNNVTSSSQVSSAKDAKLVSSASSSQCNNHAFLDLEKMPFPEKTSTEKENQDDSCSGVSTMNKYPLPKKVTPRKGNADIETSKNSTVDNAVQDVPKKNKDKDGNDGTVHSLQNYPWHFHADIVNGNIAKCPQNHPSGMVSQDFMFHPMREEIHGHGNRQATTTASASTTTTCHQAFPACHSQDDYRSFLQMSSSFSNLIMSNLLQNSAAHAAATFAASVWPYASAGNSGDSSTPVSSSPPSIAAIAAATVAAATAWWASHGLLPVCAPAPVACVPLPTDAVPTPAMTEMDTVENAQPLLEKQNTAVQDQNLASKSPASSSDDSEETGVTKLNAVSNTNGDKMEEVIVTAAVHDSNGTKKKNLVDRSSCGSNTPSGSDVETDALDKMEKDNEDVKETDENQPDVNELNNRKIKLRENNNNNQATDSWKEVSEEGRIAFQALFARERLPQSFSPPLLAENVNGKQSDTSMPLAPPNFKVQGSCDADQERVVMIGVGPGKSLKTRQTGFKPYKRCSMELTESQVGNTNNQSDEKVCKRLRLEGEAST, encoded by the exons ATGGATACTACTAATACATCTGGTGGAGAAGAATTATTAACTAAG GCGAGAAAGCCATATACAATAACAAAGCAGCGAGAACGATGGACAGAGGATGAACATGAGAGGTTTTTAGAAGCCTTGAGGCTTTATGGAAGGGCTTGGCAACGAATTGAAG AACATATTGGGACAAAGACTGCTGTTCAGATCAGAAGTCATGCACAAAAGTTCTTCACTAAG TTAGAGAAAGAGGCTGAAACTAAAGGTATTCCTGTCTGTCAAGCTCTGGACATAGAAATTCCACCTCCTCGTCCTAAACGAAAACCCAACACTCCTTATCCTCGCAAACCTGGGAATAACGTTACATCTTCCTCACAAGTATCAtcagcaaaagatgcaaaactTGTTTCGTCTGCCTCTTCGTCACAGTGTAATAATCACGCCTTCTTGGATTTGGAAAAAATGCCGTTTCCAGAG aaAACATcaactgaaaaagaaaatcaagatgATAGTTGCTCGGGGGTTTCAACCATGAACAAGTATCCCTTACCAAAGAAAGTAACTCCAAGAAAG GGAAATGCCGATATTGAAACAAGTAAGAACTCAACCGTGGACAATGCGGTTCAAGATGTTCCTAAGAAGAATAAAGACAAAGATGGTAACGATGGTACTGTTCACAGCCTGCAAAACTACCCTTGGCATTTCCACGCAGATATTGTAAACGGGAATATCGCAAAATGTCCTCAAAATCATCCCTCAGGTATGGTATCTCAAGACTTCATGTTTCATCCTATGAGAGAAGAAATTCACGGGCACGGAAATCGTCAGGCTACTACTACAGCATCTGCTTCTACTACTACAACTTGTCATCAAGCGTTTCCAGCTTGTCATTCACAGGATGATTACCGTTCCTTTCTCCAGATGTCATCTAGTTTCTCCAATCTTATTATGTCAAATCTCCTACAGAACTCTGCAGCTCATGCTGCTGCTACATTTGCTGCTTCCGTTTGGCCTTATGCGAGTGCCGGGAATTCTGGAGATTCATCAACCCCAGTGAGCTCTTCTCCTCCAAGTATAGCTGCCATTGCTGCTGCTACAGTAGCTGCTGCAACTGCTTGGTGGGCTTCTCATGGACTGCTTCCTGTATGTGCTCCAGCTCCAGTTGCATGTGTTCCATTACCAACCGATGCAGTTCCAACTCCAGCGATGACTGAGATGGATACCGTTGAAAATGCTCAACCACTGcttgagaaacaaaacacagcTGTGCAAGATCAAAACTTGGCTTCgaaatctccagcttcatcatcTGATGATTCAGAGGAGACCGGAGTAACCAAGCTAAATGCTGTCTCAAATACAAATGGTGATAAGATGGAGGAAGTTATTGTAACTGCTGCTGTGCATGATTCAAACGGTACCAAGAAGAAAAATCTGGTGGATCGCTCATCGTGTGGCTCAAACACACCTTCGGGGAGTGATGTGGAAACAGATGCATTAGATAAAATGGAGAAAGATAACGAGGATGTGAAGGAGACAGATGAAAATCAACCAGATGTAAATGAGTTAAATAACCGTAAGATTAAAttgagagaaaacaacaacaacaaccaagcTACTGATTCGTGGAAGGAAGTCTCCGAAGAG GGTCGTATAGCGTTTCAGGCTCTCTTTGCAAGAGAAAGATTACCTCAAAGCTTTTCACCTCCTCTATTGGCAGAGAATGTGAATGGGAAACAAAGTGACACGTCAATGCCATTGGCTCCTCCTAATTTCAAAGTTCAAGGTTCTTGTGATGCAGACCAAGAAAGAGTAGTAATGATCGGTGTTGGACCTGGCAAGAGTCTAAAAACGAGACAAACAGGATTTAAGCCGTACAAGAGATGTTCAATGGAACTGACAGAGAGCCAAGTTGGGAACACAAACAATCAAAGTGATGAAAAAGTCTGCAAAAGGCTTCGATTGGAAGGAGAAGCTTCGACATGA
- the LOC104754252 gene encoding WAT1-related protein At1g01070 — translation MGEDMGGVRVVGKYSPVIVMVISNVAMGSVNALVKKALDVGVNHMVIGAYRMAISAFVLAPLAYILERKTRPKMTFRLMVDHFISGLLGASLMQFFFLLGLSYTSATVSCALVSMLPAITFALALIFRIEKLKVLKTKAGMLKVIGTLICISGALFLTFYKGPQISNSHSHREAPHTKNNAQEDKTNNWLLGCLYLTIGTVLLSLWMLFQGNLSIKYPCKYSSTCLMSIFAAFQCALLSLYKKRDANDWIIDDRFVIMVIIYAGVVGQAMSTVATTWGIKKLGAVFASAFFPIILISATLFDFLILHTPLYIGSVIGSLVTITGLYMFLWGKNKETEPSTTLPSRMDDEAKNINNENESKSPV, via the exons atggGTGAAGATATGGGAGGAGTGAGAGTAGTTGGAAAATATTCACCGGTTATAGTAATGGTGATATCAAATGTAGCGATGGGTTCGGTGAATGCACTTGTGAAGAAAGCTCTTGATGTTGGCGTGAACCATATGGTCATTGGTGCTTATCGAATGGCTATTTCAGCTTTCGTTTTGGCTCCGTTAGCCTATATCTTGGAAAG GAAAACAAGACCGAAGATGACCTTTAGGCTAATGGTTGATCATTTCATCAGCGGcctgctcgg GGCGAGTTTGatgcaatttttctttttgcttggtCTGTCGTACACGTCCGCAACTGTTTCGTGTGCTTTGGTAAGCATGTTGCCTGCAATCACCTTCGCTTTGGCCCTTATTTTCAG gattgaAAAACTAAAGGTTTTAAAGACCAAAGCAGGAATGTTGAAGGTGATTGGAACTCTAATATGTATTAGCGGAGCTCTGTTCTTAACGTTTTACAAAGGCCCTCAAATATCAAATTCTCACTCTCACCGAGAGGCTCCACACACAAAGAACAACGCTCAAGAAgacaaaaccaataattggCTTCTTGGATGTCTTTACTTAACCATAGGAACCGTCTTGCTATCTTTATGGATGCTATTTCAAGGAAATTTAAGCATTAAGTACCCTTGCAAATACTCAAGCACTTGTCTCATGTCAATATTCGCGGCGTTTCAATGTGCTCTCTTGAGCCTTTATAAGAAGAGAGACGCTAATGATTGGATCATCGATGATAGATTCGTGATCATGGTCATTATATACGCT GGAGTGGTCGGACAAGCAATGTCGACGGTAGCAACAACATGGGGAATAAAGAAATTGGGAGCTGTTTTTGCATCGGCATTTTTCCCAATTATTCTCATTTCGGCCACTCTGTTTGATTTCCTGATTTTACACACTCCTTTATACATCGGAAG TGTGATTGGATCACTAGTGACAATAACGGGTCTCTACATGTTCTTGTGGGGTAAGAACAAAGAAACGGAACCATCGACAACACTGCCTTCCCGGATGGATGACGAAgctaaaaatatcaataatgaAAACGAGTCTAAGTCGCCCGTTTAA